In Paludisphaera mucosa, one DNA window encodes the following:
- a CDS encoding sigma-70 family RNA polymerase sigma factor has protein sequence MKAGSRDLLMLLGAGTLGELSDGRLLERFACHREEAAFEALVGRHGPMVWGVCRRTLRDAHDAEDAFQATFLVLARKAAAIAHRERVAGWLYAVAYKTARRAEATACRRRARERQVAVMPERESRTDEGRDELGPVLDRELSRLPEKYRMPIILCDLEGKAHHEAARLLGWPVGTVSGRLSRARAILAGRLARRGVALSAGTLAASLADDAAAAGLATSFAARSAAGPASPSVAALAAGVLRAMLVSKLRAVVAAASILGFVAGATVLVHRSAAGDAAFPAIGPPPARRPDGTGGATPVQPAPVAAPAPDDPLPAGATLRFGSPRFRHTTTIASFAASPDGKTAVAASGTLAHGTVRAYDLTTGRVRSAFDRSVTDVEAVAFSPDGKTLAATTAAVAIGPSVSFYDMADGKESARIPYPAALSGSSRDLLVFAPDGNHVVVKADDGKALHLIDLARREVVRTFPAPGAVFAAALSPDGGHLVAGGFDYEKGDPFIRRWEVATGRELAPLPLPKGQGTVRCVAYSPDGATVAFGVEARNGFVKRIAAATGEERPDVPFPGASSVRSLAFSPDGKTLAASGGSSTRLFDAATGEERLAIDRGAIGLRFAPDGTTLAGAVAGAIGRWDVATGRSLVPEGGDGPVAQIAVTADGLRVVSRGEEGDGHVWDARTGERQHRLVMSWRRGFALSPDGRFLVWPMTDETVVFHDAGRTNGARAGSRLRMLDVAAGTLVDRFGGFEGEAQDLFFTADGKALVTADRYRRDAGVRIWDVATGRVVRSFPAAGEPGARVWRSRPSPDGKVLAVAYQMPAGGLEMRQAVKLWEVASGRELPGEPGRWFDDDETAYAPDGKTAATTTADGAIQLRDAATWRVLGEIRGPRERATALAVGPDGRLFSGTRDATVLAWDPRSVRPPDGPD, from the coding sequence ATGAAGGCTGGCAGCCGCGACCTCCTCATGCTCCTCGGCGCGGGGACGCTGGGGGAGCTTTCGGACGGGCGTCTCCTGGAGCGGTTCGCCTGCCATCGTGAGGAGGCGGCGTTCGAGGCGCTCGTCGGGCGGCACGGCCCGATGGTCTGGGGCGTCTGCCGCCGCACCCTCCGCGACGCCCACGACGCCGAGGACGCCTTCCAGGCGACCTTCCTCGTCCTGGCCCGCAAGGCCGCCGCGATCGCCCATCGGGAGCGGGTCGCCGGCTGGCTCTACGCCGTGGCGTACAAGACCGCCCGGAGGGCCGAGGCGACGGCCTGTCGGCGGCGGGCCCGGGAACGCCAGGTGGCGGTGATGCCCGAGCGCGAGTCCAGGACGGACGAGGGTCGGGACGAGCTGGGGCCCGTGCTGGACCGCGAGCTGAGCCGCCTGCCCGAGAAGTACCGGATGCCGATCATCCTCTGCGACCTGGAGGGCAAGGCCCATCACGAGGCGGCGCGCCTCCTCGGCTGGCCCGTCGGCACGGTCTCGGGACGGCTGTCGAGGGCCAGGGCGATCCTGGCAGGGCGGCTCGCCCGGCGGGGCGTCGCCCTGTCGGCGGGGACCCTGGCCGCGTCGCTCGCGGATGACGCCGCGGCGGCGGGCCTCGCGACCTCGTTCGCGGCCCGGTCGGCGGCGGGTCCGGCCTCGCCGAGCGTCGCCGCCCTCGCGGCGGGGGTGCTGAGGGCCATGCTGGTGAGCAAGCTCAGGGCGGTCGTCGCCGCGGCCTCGATCCTGGGGTTCGTCGCCGGGGCGACCGTCCTCGTCCATCGCTCGGCTGCGGGCGACGCCGCGTTCCCTGCGATCGGCCCGCCCCCAGCCCGGCGGCCGGACGGGACTGGAGGAGCAACCCCCGTGCAACCCGCCCCCGTCGCGGCGCCCGCCCCCGACGACCCGCTCCCCGCCGGCGCGACGCTGCGATTCGGCTCGCCTCGGTTCCGCCACACGACGACGATCGCGAGCTTCGCGGCGTCGCCCGACGGCAAGACGGCGGTGGCCGCCAGCGGGACTCTCGCCCACGGCACGGTCCGCGCCTACGACCTGACGACGGGTCGGGTGCGATCGGCCTTCGACCGGAGCGTGACCGACGTCGAAGCGGTCGCGTTCTCGCCCGACGGGAAGACGCTCGCGGCCACGACCGCCGCGGTCGCGATCGGCCCATCGGTCTCTTTCTATGACATGGCCGACGGCAAGGAGTCGGCCCGCATCCCGTACCCCGCCGCCCTCTCCGGATCCTCCCGCGACCTGCTTGTCTTCGCCCCGGACGGGAACCACGTGGTGGTCAAGGCGGACGACGGCAAGGCGCTCCACCTGATCGACCTCGCCAGGCGCGAGGTGGTCCGCACGTTCCCGGCCCCCGGCGCGGTGTTCGCGGCGGCCCTCTCCCCGGACGGCGGGCACCTCGTCGCGGGCGGGTTCGATTACGAGAAGGGCGACCCGTTCATCCGCCGATGGGAGGTGGCCACGGGCCGGGAACTCGCCCCGCTCCCGCTGCCTAAGGGTCAGGGGACCGTCCGCTGCGTCGCGTACTCGCCCGACGGCGCGACCGTCGCCTTCGGCGTCGAGGCGAGGAACGGCTTCGTGAAACGCATCGCGGCGGCCACCGGCGAGGAGCGGCCGGACGTCCCGTTCCCCGGCGCGTCCAGCGTCCGTTCGCTGGCCTTCTCCCCGGACGGCAAGACGCTCGCCGCGTCGGGCGGGTCGTCCACCCGGCTGTTCGACGCCGCCACCGGCGAGGAGCGGCTGGCGATCGATCGCGGGGCGATCGGCCTGCGCTTCGCACCGGACGGGACGACGCTCGCGGGGGCGGTCGCCGGCGCGATCGGGCGCTGGGACGTCGCCACGGGCCGGTCGCTCGTCCCGGAGGGCGGCGACGGCCCGGTCGCCCAGATCGCGGTGACGGCCGACGGCCTGCGGGTGGTCTCGCGAGGGGAGGAGGGCGACGGGCACGTCTGGGACGCCCGGACCGGAGAGCGTCAGCATCGGCTGGTGATGAGCTGGCGGCGCGGCTTCGCCCTCAGCCCGGACGGGCGATTCCTGGTGTGGCCGATGACCGACGAGACGGTCGTATTCCACGACGCCGGCCGGACGAACGGCGCGCGCGCCGGCAGTCGGCTGCGGATGCTGGACGTGGCCGCCGGCACGCTCGTCGATCGATTCGGCGGCTTCGAAGGCGAAGCCCAGGACCTGTTCTTCACCGCCGACGGCAAGGCGCTGGTGACGGCCGATCGGTATCGCCGGGACGCGGGCGTGCGCATCTGGGACGTGGCGACGGGTCGGGTCGTGCGGTCGTTCCCCGCGGCGGGGGAGCCGGGGGCGCGGGTCTGGCGTTCCCGCCCGTCGCCCGACGGCAAGGTCCTGGCGGTGGCTTACCAGATGCCGGCGGGGGGCCTCGAAATGCGCCAGGCCGTGAAGCTCTGGGAGGTCGCGAGCGGCCGGGAGCTTCCCGGCGAGCCGGGCCGCTGGTTCGACGACGACGAGACGGCGTATGCCCCGGACGGGAAGACGGCCGCGACCACGACCGCCGACGGCGCGATCCAGCTCCGAGACGCGGCGACGTGGCGGGTGCTCGGGGAGATCCGGGGCCCGCGCGAACGTGCGACCGCCCTGGCCGTCGGCCCCGACGGGCGGCTGTTCTCCGGGACCCGGGACGCGACCGTCTTGGCCTGGGACCCGCGGTCCGTCAGGCCTCCCGACGGCCCGGATTGA
- a CDS encoding replication initiator protein A encodes MKELELSFEDADAAEPPAEEATTSGDAGWKDELNLAEFPIAALTDRVPDGQTTLVFEDRLELRDSPPIIRRLTIMGTHKHGLPTSLDDEVLVGLIQVTKRRSNFTDARVPFSRYELIELLGWPQSGQSYRRIEEALHRWVGVVLMYENAWWDNTAKSWVDEQFHVLDNVTLYDRERWRKSSARAKVGKGGARAEKPPLPLSSFKWNEVMFQSFQSGNLKQLDLELYLKLRLPTTKRMYRFLDKRFYRRTRLDFDLRTLACEHIGLSRSYAPTELKRRLKPALEELEQLGFLEVLTPEERYSYVKRGTWRIILIRGRRGGLPGADEELDREPSELVDALRSRGVTAKAAQELVAQHPPERILTKIEVFDWLIRNEDKRVGKNAAGYLVASIRSDYQEPNDFRSAAATGAARQAAEARREDDERKAAATRAEAEAGVRHQENLKAAWDRLPADQRDAILATVKAENPGLSRWKKMLEPLCLAALEARLRDGKLGSSQSLLFPAEPDLAS; translated from the coding sequence ATGAAAGAGCTGGAACTCTCGTTCGAGGACGCGGACGCCGCGGAGCCCCCGGCCGAGGAGGCGACGACGTCGGGCGACGCCGGCTGGAAGGACGAGCTGAACCTCGCCGAATTCCCGATCGCGGCCCTGACCGACCGGGTCCCCGACGGCCAGACGACCCTGGTCTTCGAGGATCGCCTGGAGCTGCGCGACAGCCCGCCGATCATCCGCCGGCTGACGATCATGGGGACGCACAAGCACGGCCTGCCGACCTCGCTCGACGACGAGGTCCTCGTCGGCCTGATCCAGGTCACCAAGCGTCGCAGCAACTTCACCGACGCCCGGGTGCCGTTCTCGCGGTACGAGCTGATCGAGCTGCTGGGCTGGCCCCAGAGCGGCCAGAGCTACCGCCGCATCGAGGAGGCGCTGCACCGCTGGGTCGGCGTCGTCCTGATGTACGAGAACGCCTGGTGGGACAACACGGCCAAGAGCTGGGTCGACGAGCAGTTCCACGTCCTGGACAACGTCACCCTCTACGACCGCGAGCGCTGGCGGAAGTCCTCGGCGCGGGCGAAGGTCGGCAAGGGGGGCGCGCGGGCGGAGAAGCCCCCCCTGCCCCTGTCGAGCTTCAAGTGGAACGAGGTCATGTTCCAGAGCTTCCAGAGCGGCAACCTCAAGCAGCTCGACCTGGAGCTGTACCTGAAGCTCCGGCTGCCGACGACCAAGCGGATGTACCGGTTCCTGGACAAGCGGTTCTACCGCCGCACCCGGCTCGACTTCGACCTGAGGACGCTCGCCTGCGAGCACATCGGCCTGAGCCGGTCCTACGCCCCGACCGAGCTGAAGCGGCGGCTCAAGCCGGCCCTCGAAGAGCTGGAGCAGCTCGGCTTTTTGGAGGTCCTCACGCCCGAGGAACGCTACTCGTACGTCAAGCGCGGGACCTGGCGGATCATCCTGATCCGGGGCCGTCGCGGCGGCCTGCCCGGGGCCGACGAGGAACTCGACCGCGAGCCGTCCGAGCTGGTCGACGCGCTGCGCAGCCGGGGGGTCACGGCCAAGGCCGCGCAGGAGCTGGTGGCCCAGCACCCGCCCGAGCGGATCCTCACCAAGATCGAGGTCTTCGACTGGCTGATCCGCAACGAGGACAAGCGGGTGGGCAAGAACGCCGCCGGCTACCTCGTGGCGTCGATCCGCTCCGACTACCAGGAGCCCAACGACTTCCGCTCGGCCGCCGCCACCGGGGCCGCCCGCCAGGCCGCCGAGGCCAGGCGCGAGGACGACGAGCGCAAGGCCGCCGCCACCCGCGCCGAGGCCGAGGCCGGCGTCCGCCACCAGGAGAACCTCAAGGCCGCTTGGGACCGGCTGCCGGCCGACCAGCGCGACGCGATCCTGGCGACCGTGAAGGCCGAGAACCCCGGCCTGAGCCGCTGGAAGAAGATGCTCGAGCCCCTCTGCCTGGCGGCGCTGGAGGCCCGCCTCCGCGACGGCAAGCTCGGGTCGAGCCAGTCCCTGCTCTTCCCCGCCGAGCCCGACCTCGCCTCCTAG